The window TCAGGATCACTGGAAGACCGAGGGCTATGACACCATCGACGTCCGGCCGGTCACGCCGGTGGTGGGGGCCGAGGTCCACGGCGTCGATCTCTCGAAACCGCTGGAGCCGAAGCAACTCGAGGAGATCCGGCGGGCATTCGTGACCCACCATGTGCTCGCCTTCCACGATCAGAATATCGGCCGGGACGCCCACAAGGCGTTCGCGTCGCATTTCGGCGAACTGCACGTCCATCCGCTGAAACACGACCGGATGAAGACGGCGCACAAGGACAATCCCTTCGCCGAAGGCAAGAAGAAGAGCGATCATCCCCTGATGCAGGGAGATACGGACGGCGACAGCGATCCCGCCATCCTGGAAATCAAGACCACCCAGAACTCCAGGTACACCGCCGGCGGCGACTGGCACGCCGACGTGACCTGTGACGAGCGCCCGCCCATGGGCTCCATGCTGCTGATCAAGCAGGTGCCGGATGTCGGCTGTGGCGGCGATACCTGTTTCGCCAACATGTACCGCGCCTTCGACACCCTCTCGGAGCCCATGAAGGAATTCCTGCGCCCGCTGACCGCGGTGCATGACGGGGCCATCCCGTATGTTGGCGCCTACAACACCGTTCCGCCGGAGGGCGGCTATCCGCGCAACGAGCACCCCGTCGTGGTGCGCCATCCCGATACGGGACGCGAAGTGCTCTACGTCAATCCGGGCTTCACCTCTCACATCAAGGGGCTGAGCCGCTACGAGAGCCAGCACATCCTGGAGATGCTCTACCGCCACGTGGAGAAGCGCCTCGATCTGCAGGTGCGCATGAGCTACCGGCCCAACACGCTGATGTTCTGGGACAACCGCTGTCTGCAGCACCAGGCGTCATGGGACTACTGGCCCTACAGCCGCTATGGCGAACGGGTCTCGATCATCGGCCACCGCCCGACCCGCGACGTCGCAGCCGCCGCCTGATCGCCATGGCCTGGGAGACTCTGCTCTACGAGCCGGCGGGCCGCGTCGGTACGATCACCATCAACCGTCCCGACCAGCTCAACGCGCTGAACTCGACCGTCTTCCGGGAGATGAGCGAACTGCTGGCGGAGATCGCGGTCGATCCGGCGATCCGCGTCATCGT is drawn from Minwuia thermotolerans and contains these coding sequences:
- a CDS encoding TauD/TfdA dioxygenase family protein: MTLQRPTVTYQDHWKTEGYDTIDVRPVTPVVGAEVHGVDLSKPLEPKQLEEIRRAFVTHHVLAFHDQNIGRDAHKAFASHFGELHVHPLKHDRMKTAHKDNPFAEGKKKSDHPLMQGDTDGDSDPAILEIKTTQNSRYTAGGDWHADVTCDERPPMGSMLLIKQVPDVGCGGDTCFANMYRAFDTLSEPMKEFLRPLTAVHDGAIPYVGAYNTVPPEGGYPRNEHPVVVRHPDTGREVLYVNPGFTSHIKGLSRYESQHILEMLYRHVEKRLDLQVRMSYRPNTLMFWDNRCLQHQASWDYWPYSRYGERVSIIGHRPTRDVAAAA